One Cyanobium sp. AMD-g genomic window carries:
- the aqpZ gene encoding aquaporin Z, whose translation MSKRFLAELIGTFWLVFGGCGSAVLAAVFPYAQAESNPLGLGFVGVALAFGLTLLTMAYAIGHVSGCHINPAVSFGLWASGRFPSSALLPYIVAQVLGGVMAGGLLYAIASGRKGFELSGSNPLATNGFGAHSPGGYGFWAALITEVLLTFFFLLVILGSTHRDAIKDFAGVPIGLSLVLIHLISIPVTNTSVNPARSTGVALWVGGEAIGQLWLFWLAPIVGALLAGWVQRHLLEAGEG comes from the coding sequence ATGTCGAAGCGGTTCCTGGCGGAACTGATCGGCACCTTCTGGCTCGTGTTCGGTGGCTGCGGCAGCGCCGTGCTGGCCGCCGTCTTCCCCTACGCCCAGGCGGAAAGCAACCCGCTGGGTCTCGGGTTCGTCGGGGTGGCCCTGGCCTTCGGCCTGACCCTGCTCACCATGGCCTATGCCATCGGCCATGTCTCCGGCTGCCACATCAATCCGGCGGTGAGTTTCGGCCTCTGGGCCAGCGGCCGCTTTCCCAGCTCGGCCCTGCTGCCCTACATCGTGGCCCAGGTGCTCGGCGGCGTCATGGCCGGTGGGCTTCTCTACGCCATCGCTAGTGGCCGCAAGGGCTTTGAGCTGAGCGGCAGCAACCCGCTGGCCACCAACGGCTTCGGGGCCCATTCCCCGGGCGGTTATGGATTCTGGGCCGCCCTGATCACCGAGGTGCTGCTGACCTTCTTCTTCCTGCTGGTGATCCTCGGCTCCACGCACCGCGACGCGATCAAGGATTTTGCCGGGGTGCCGATCGGCCTTTCCCTGGTGCTCATCCACCTGATCAGCATTCCAGTGACGAACACCTCGGTGAACCCTGCCCGCAGCACCGGTGTGGCCCTCTGGGTGGGCGGTGAGGCCATCGGGCAGCTCTGGCTGTTCTGGTTGGCGCCGATCGTCGGGGCCCTGCTGGCCGGCTGGGTGCAGCGCCATCTGCTGGAGGCCGGGGAAGGCTGA